A single genomic interval of Terriglobus albidus harbors:
- a CDS encoding response regulator, protein MDNLRILIADDHELIRRGVRNLLAAREGWNVIAEASNGLEAAEKIEQLQPDVAIVDFSMPLLDGSAVASRSTQCSPKTSVIVLTMHDSERIAYQVLQSGAKGFVLKSDADHNLIEAVSAVSRSEHFFTKTATNLLMRGILGKNGTEKTSAKTEPSLSAREEQVLCLLAEGTTSKEAAARLGISVRTVESHRIRINRKLGLDSIADLVRYAIRHGYAS, encoded by the coding sequence ATGGATAACCTGCGGATCCTGATTGCGGACGATCATGAACTCATTCGTCGCGGTGTGCGGAATCTTCTGGCGGCACGGGAAGGGTGGAACGTGATCGCTGAAGCCTCCAATGGCCTCGAGGCGGCAGAGAAGATCGAGCAACTGCAGCCCGACGTTGCTATTGTGGATTTCTCCATGCCGCTCTTGGATGGTTCGGCAGTAGCGTCACGATCGACGCAGTGTTCTCCGAAGACCTCCGTCATCGTGTTGACGATGCATGACTCTGAACGCATTGCATATCAAGTGCTGCAATCGGGAGCGAAGGGCTTTGTTTTGAAATCCGATGCAGACCACAATCTGATCGAAGCTGTCAGCGCTGTATCAAGAAGTGAGCACTTCTTCACCAAGACCGCAACTAATCTTCTGATGCGGGGCATTCTGGGCAAGAACGGAACGGAGAAGACGTCCGCAAAAACAGAGCCTTCTCTCTCCGCGCGTGAAGAGCAGGTGCTATGTCTGCTTGCCGAAGGCACAACAAGTAAAGAGGCCGCAGCCAGGCTCGGCATCAGCGTACGTACGGTGGAATCACACCGCATCCGCATTAATCGGAAACTCGGTCTGGACTCCATCGCCGACCTGGTGCGTTACGCCATTAGACATGGGTATGCTTCTTAG
- a CDS encoding CoA-acylating methylmalonate-semialdehyde dehydrogenase, with translation MASTAIAPDHTAASTRLREITHWIGGAERAGTSGRFGDVYNPATGHVQAKVPLANRQELEAAVAAAREAFPGWSAQPPLRRARVLFRFRELFEKNMDRFAEIITSEHGKVLSDAKGEATRGMEVIEFATGIPHLIKGEFSEMVGSDVDSWSMRQPLGVVAGITPFNFPAMVPMWMFPIALACGNTFVLKPSERDPSASILIAQLLKEAGLPDGVFNVLHGDKESVDGLLEHPDVKAISFVGSTPIAQYVYTKGTSHGKRVQALGGAKNHMIVMPDADMDQAADALVGAAYGSAGERCMAISIAVTVGHETADILRDKVIERIEKLKVLPGTDRDADMGPLVTKTHLERVSGYLDTGTQEGAELVVDGRKSALPKGEGFFMGATIFDHVKPEMNIYKDEIFGPVLGLVRASNFKTALELINEHEFGNGASIFTRDGDTAREFARSVQAGMVGINIPIPVPMAFHSFGGWKRSLFGDHAIYGMEGVRFYTRLKTITARWPTGIREGVDTKMPTLG, from the coding sequence ATGGCATCCACAGCGATCGCACCCGATCATACAGCCGCCTCAACAAGGCTGCGCGAGATCACACATTGGATTGGCGGAGCAGAGCGGGCAGGGACATCCGGCCGTTTCGGCGACGTGTATAACCCGGCTACCGGCCACGTGCAAGCCAAAGTTCCGCTGGCTAACCGGCAGGAGCTGGAAGCAGCCGTTGCTGCAGCACGGGAGGCCTTCCCTGGCTGGTCCGCACAGCCCCCGCTGCGGCGGGCACGCGTGCTCTTCCGCTTCCGCGAGCTCTTCGAGAAGAATATGGACCGGTTTGCCGAGATCATTACCTCGGAGCATGGGAAGGTGCTTTCGGACGCCAAAGGCGAGGCGACCCGCGGCATGGAAGTGATCGAGTTCGCCACCGGCATTCCACACCTGATCAAGGGCGAGTTCTCTGAGATGGTGGGCTCCGATGTGGATAGCTGGTCGATGCGGCAGCCGCTCGGTGTGGTCGCCGGCATTACTCCCTTCAACTTTCCCGCGATGGTTCCTATGTGGATGTTTCCCATTGCACTGGCATGCGGAAATACCTTCGTCCTGAAGCCGAGTGAGCGCGATCCCAGCGCTTCCATCCTGATTGCCCAACTCCTCAAGGAAGCTGGACTTCCGGACGGTGTATTCAACGTGCTGCATGGGGATAAGGAGTCCGTCGACGGATTACTGGAGCATCCTGACGTCAAAGCGATCAGCTTTGTTGGATCGACCCCGATCGCACAGTACGTCTACACCAAGGGAACCTCGCACGGAAAGCGCGTTCAGGCTCTGGGCGGAGCGAAAAACCACATGATCGTCATGCCCGACGCCGATATGGATCAGGCGGCCGATGCCCTGGTGGGCGCAGCCTATGGATCTGCCGGTGAGCGCTGCATGGCTATCTCGATTGCCGTCACGGTCGGCCATGAGACTGCCGACATCCTGCGGGACAAGGTCATCGAACGCATCGAAAAGCTCAAGGTCCTTCCCGGTACCGACCGTGACGCCGACATGGGGCCGCTCGTTACCAAGACTCATCTTGAGCGGGTCAGCGGATATCTCGATACAGGAACGCAGGAAGGCGCCGAGCTGGTCGTGGATGGACGGAAGAGCGCGCTGCCCAAGGGCGAAGGCTTCTTCATGGGAGCTACCATCTTCGACCATGTGAAGCCGGAGATGAATATCTATAAGGATGAGATCTTCGGGCCGGTGCTGGGACTGGTCCGCGCCAGCAACTTCAAGACAGCGCTGGAGCTGATCAACGAACACGAGTTCGGCAACGGCGCCTCCATCTTCACGCGCGATGGCGACACGGCTCGCGAGTTTGCACGCTCGGTACAGGCCGGCATGGTGGGCATCAATATTCCGATCCCGGTGCCGATGGCCTTCCACAGCTTCGGTGGATGGAAGCGGTCTCTGTTTGGCGACCATGCAATCTATGGCATGGAAGGGGTTCGTTTCTATACGCGGCTGAAGACCATTACGGCACGGTGGCCAACGGGCATTCGCGAGGGTGTGGATACGAAGATGCCTACGTTGGGGTAG
- a CDS encoding PAS domain-containing sensor histidine kinase — MSECDWLYLAEHVSPVFEATTTGAHLRALFEDSPVAIVALDARHDFVMCNRAFHTLFQFSTEELHATTLDELITGPDTTEDAQALSMAVLRGEKVHTVAQRRRKDGMMVDVEIYGIPLIVDGVLEGVYGLYQDITERNRAENAVRRMANTIDTLQLEERRRIARDLHDSMSQELAVLNWNLTLLKGMTANADPVLRDMVAQTKEIALQCSSRIRTASYLLHPPLLGEEGLYPVIERLSKEFEVRSGIAVDLNLQFDLGRFSDEAEITVFRVVQEALANVLRHSGSPIVHITLARIGESLILTVFDEGKRYHCEVNGTLPAGVGLSSMSERLEQLGGSLRLERSTNGTTLIASLPAEARTNG; from the coding sequence ATGAGTGAGTGTGATTGGTTGTATCTGGCGGAACATGTATCTCCAGTCTTTGAGGCAACGACGACGGGCGCACACCTGAGAGCTTTGTTTGAAGACAGTCCCGTAGCGATCGTTGCCCTCGACGCTCGGCATGACTTTGTCATGTGCAACCGTGCGTTCCACACGCTCTTTCAGTTCTCGACGGAGGAACTGCACGCAACCACGTTGGACGAGCTCATCACCGGGCCTGATACGACCGAGGATGCGCAGGCCTTGAGCATGGCCGTTCTGCGCGGGGAAAAGGTCCACACGGTCGCGCAGCGCCGGCGCAAGGACGGCATGATGGTCGACGTCGAGATCTATGGCATTCCCCTGATCGTCGACGGGGTGCTCGAAGGTGTCTACGGCCTGTATCAGGACATCACAGAGCGTAATCGCGCCGAGAATGCGGTGCGGCGGATGGCAAACACCATCGACACGCTGCAGTTGGAAGAGCGCCGGAGAATCGCACGCGATCTGCATGACTCCATGTCGCAGGAGCTGGCGGTTCTGAACTGGAATTTGACGCTGCTCAAGGGGATGACAGCAAACGCCGATCCTGTTCTCCGCGATATGGTCGCGCAGACGAAGGAGATTGCATTGCAGTGCTCGTCGCGCATTCGGACGGCATCGTACCTGCTGCATCCTCCTCTTCTTGGCGAAGAGGGCCTTTACCCGGTGATCGAACGTCTCTCGAAAGAGTTTGAGGTGCGAAGCGGAATCGCGGTCGACCTCAACCTTCAGTTTGATCTCGGCCGATTCTCAGATGAGGCGGAGATTACTGTTTTTCGCGTGGTGCAGGAGGCACTGGCGAACGTCCTTCGCCACTCTGGCAGCCCCATTGTGCATATCACTCTGGCAAGAATCGGTGAGTCCCTGATTCTCACTGTCTTCGACGAGGGCAAACGATATCACTGTGAGGTCAATGGGACTCTTCCCGCCGGCGTTGGTTTGAGCAGCATGAGCGAGCGGCTGGAACAGCTCGGCGGCTCCCTGCGTCTGGAACGCAGTACGAACGGCACGACCTTGATTGCATCATTGCCTGCGGAGGCACGAACCAATGGATAA
- a CDS encoding tetratricopeptide repeat protein, with protein sequence MNPRSFFRFEHSRWRIAAAVLALLAGATGILLHRAISSRDDQHYANGYAPPQSCNRCHARIAETYKQTGMGRSFHRVSPQTETADFKTRNTITHEPSGKRYEMVQQDGALYLRRSVLNQDSAQEIESYVQSMDYAIGSGNHARTYLHRTTDGKLIELPVSWYTELGGYWAMSPGYDQATQMDVHRAIGKDCMFCHNGYPSSDPGSGSLSDGATFAEQLPEGIDCQRCHGPGAAHVKAASAWFPNKEKVRATIVNPAHLPRERQMDVCRQCHLETTSLPLPNSVRRYDRAAYSFKPGEPLQDFEIAFDHAPGSALKDRFEVAHQAYRLQKSKCYLKSDMTCITCHNPHRPQRGEAGAAQYRAVCQGCHQAEHPRLAATTVTRDSDCLGCHMWKRRTEDAVHVVMTDHFIQRFKPKDDLLAPIQETIPAYQGEVVAYDPRLLSEMPEGNLYYAVAQVAAGSNLKQGISLLQRALEEQKPQHAGFYFALAAAQARAGNDAEAINWYEQAIKQPDHTSAMLREQAAALARLHQLPQALQVAGKAVAAAPNDAVAYTTLGNIQLQLGNVQQAQQALERALSLDPEMADAQNLMGLTFTRLSKPDDAARNFRRALQIDPGLTEARINLAVLLADQGDMEKAEAAMQSLLRTNPESADLHHRYALVLASNKQWVKAMEQMQQAIHIDPRSAALYADLGDISVAAGKIDAAVSQYRQAIALDSGQLKAHLELASILMAQNKPAAAEEEYRSAAAASPQNGEVHLALADLALRRGSTVEARQQLELALKSDDPSARQTAYRLLSGQR encoded by the coding sequence GTGAATCCACGATCCTTCTTCCGGTTTGAGCACTCACGATGGCGAATCGCCGCTGCAGTGCTCGCCCTGCTGGCGGGCGCCACTGGAATTCTGCTGCACCGCGCAATCTCTTCCCGCGACGATCAGCACTATGCCAACGGGTATGCGCCTCCGCAGAGCTGTAACCGCTGTCATGCCAGGATTGCCGAGACATATAAGCAGACCGGCATGGGACGGTCATTCCATCGGGTCTCTCCGCAGACCGAAACTGCTGACTTCAAAACTCGGAATACCATCACGCATGAACCCTCTGGAAAGCGCTACGAGATGGTGCAGCAGGACGGCGCGCTCTATCTGCGGAGAAGCGTGCTCAATCAGGATTCGGCGCAGGAGATTGAGAGCTATGTCCAGAGCATGGACTACGCGATCGGCTCCGGAAACCATGCCCGTACCTATCTTCATCGCACAACGGATGGCAAGCTCATCGAGCTGCCGGTGAGCTGGTACACCGAACTGGGTGGCTACTGGGCGATGAGTCCCGGCTACGATCAGGCCACACAGATGGATGTCCATCGTGCCATCGGGAAAGATTGCATGTTCTGCCACAATGGCTATCCATCGTCAGACCCCGGCAGCGGAAGTCTGTCCGATGGAGCCACCTTCGCTGAGCAGCTTCCGGAGGGGATCGACTGCCAGCGCTGTCATGGTCCCGGGGCAGCACATGTCAAGGCAGCCAGCGCCTGGTTCCCGAATAAAGAGAAGGTACGCGCCACCATTGTGAATCCGGCGCACCTGCCGCGTGAGCGCCAGATGGATGTCTGCCGTCAGTGTCACCTGGAAACGACGAGCCTTCCATTGCCGAACTCGGTCCGTCGTTATGACCGCGCGGCATACTCATTCAAACCCGGAGAGCCGCTTCAGGACTTCGAGATCGCCTTCGACCACGCGCCTGGCTCCGCGTTGAAGGACCGGTTTGAAGTGGCTCATCAGGCATACCGGCTGCAAAAGTCGAAGTGCTATCTGAAGAGCGACATGACCTGCATCACTTGCCATAACCCTCACCGGCCGCAGCGTGGAGAAGCCGGAGCCGCACAATATCGCGCCGTCTGCCAGGGATGCCATCAGGCCGAGCATCCCAGGCTCGCGGCAACAACGGTGACTCGCGACTCTGACTGCCTTGGCTGCCATATGTGGAAGCGTCGGACCGAAGATGCCGTTCATGTTGTGATGACCGACCATTTCATCCAGCGGTTTAAGCCGAAGGATGATCTGCTGGCGCCTATCCAGGAGACGATTCCAGCCTACCAGGGCGAGGTCGTTGCGTATGATCCGCGGCTGTTATCGGAGATGCCAGAAGGGAACCTGTACTACGCAGTCGCTCAGGTTGCGGCAGGGTCCAATCTTAAGCAAGGAATTTCTCTGTTGCAGCGCGCCCTGGAAGAGCAGAAGCCTCAACACGCCGGCTTCTACTTTGCCCTGGCGGCAGCCCAGGCAAGGGCGGGGAACGACGCTGAAGCGATTAACTGGTATGAGCAGGCAATCAAACAGCCCGATCACACATCGGCAATGCTGCGGGAGCAGGCGGCGGCGCTCGCTCGGTTGCATCAGCTACCGCAAGCGTTGCAGGTTGCAGGGAAGGCTGTTGCTGCAGCTCCGAACGACGCTGTCGCATACACGACGTTGGGAAACATCCAGCTTCAGTTAGGGAACGTGCAGCAGGCCCAACAAGCGCTCGAGCGTGCGCTGTCACTGGACCCTGAGATGGCCGACGCACAAAACCTGATGGGGCTGACCTTCACACGGCTTTCCAAACCGGACGATGCGGCACGCAACTTTCGTAGAGCGTTGCAGATCGACCCTGGCTTGACCGAGGCAAGGATCAATCTCGCGGTGCTGCTCGCGGACCAGGGCGATATGGAGAAGGCGGAAGCAGCCATGCAATCGCTGCTGCGCACGAACCCGGAGTCTGCGGATCTCCATCATCGTTATGCCCTCGTGCTCGCCTCGAACAAGCAGTGGGTGAAGGCGATGGAGCAGATGCAGCAGGCCATTCATATCGATCCACGCTCCGCGGCTCTTTATGCAGACCTTGGAGATATCTCTGTTGCTGCCGGAAAGATCGATGCTGCAGTCTCGCAGTATCGTCAGGCGATCGCGCTCGACTCCGGCCAGCTGAAGGCGCATCTAGAGCTTGCATCCATCCTCATGGCGCAGAACAAGCCCGCCGCCGCGGAAGAGGAGTATCGATCTGCCGCAGCGGCTAGTCCGCAAAACGGAGAGGTTCATCTCGCGCTCGCCGATCTCGCACTTCGCAGAGGCTCGACGGTAGAAGCCAGGCAACAGCTCGAACTGGCGCTAAAGAGTGACGATCCATCCGCCCGGCAGACGGCGTACCGTTTGCTCTCAGGGCAACGGTGA